ATAGTTGTACAGTCTATGGTTTTCCATTAGTCTTCCTCGGCCTTGCTCAAAATGCGCAGGCCTACATGACATCAAGCACAGGCTTAGCAATGTTTGAATATATCTCTGCCAACTTCCTACTAAGCTGCTGGATATCTTCTGCCAGGTATTGGTCTGCATTCTTTATTCGATCATCGAGGTTGGCAAGCTTGTAAAATAACTGCTGGCCATCATTGTCGTCACTACTTTCGACGTCTGGCGGGTCAAGGTACATGGTCAAGGCGTGCTTTGTCAACCTAGAGGTCCCATCAGAGGACATGCCTTTGGAGAGACGACTAGGAATTACCTCGTACGATAAGCAAGGGCCAGTTCGGACTGGAGATATTCCAACATTGAATTGGTATAGGTCGCCGGAATAGCAACTAGTAACCATCTTGCTATATTCAAAAGAAATACATGTGGGTTGGCCGTGACCAGAGAAGAAACTATCCTGTTAACTCGGCATTTTAGCTTCTTGGGGTATGTGGGATGAGATAATAGACCCATTTACCTTCCATCAAGGTCGGCCACATATAGACTCAACCCCGTCCTGCCTACCAAGAAAGCCGAGTGTAATGCCAGCATGGCAGCTTCTCTACTTTTCAGACTAGGAATAACGATCCTAATAAGCCGCTTCAGACGAATATGAAATAGTGGATCCTTGATGGACCCCGTAATGCCGTGCTTGCCACCTGTCTTTCCATATAAGCCATGGGGACGTCACCCTCAATCTGCATAACAGACCTTTAGCTCTTCTTGcatttccttttcctccaaGAGCTCCTTTGGAGCCCCTACCAGTGAGAGATCCGTATGTACTGCCAAGGCAGTATATCACGAATGCAGCTGTGAATACACGTTGGAATATCGGGCGATGTTGGAGATACAATTTGAGGATGGAATTAAGACGGGAGCGGACGGCGTCTTTGTTTAATGGGACTATGGCGGAGGAGGACATGGGTGAGCTTGTCTATGATTCTGTGGGTATATGGGTTGGGAGGACGATTAAGCATCTGTCGTCTAATGTTCGGGCATAGCAAACATCAACGATCATCCGTTCTGTCCCAGGTACTGATACTGATTCTCTCGCACATCCGTCGGACGCATCCTCCCACAGTGCCATCGGCTATCTTACACTGGCAAACAGCCGGCGACGTTATTTATTCAGCGGAAGCATCTTTGCTCTCGCACGCGCGGCACTTCAATCGATCGGATTAAACCCTCACACATCGTTCCAGTACCCTTATTCGCTTCGGCAGAATCACATTACCCAAGCAAAGTGCATGATTACTTTCGACGGACCCTGTCTCTGTCATCCGTCAATACTACGACTACTTGAGACGGAACGAACTAAGCAGGTCATTGTGGCTCATCAGTACGGCTCCTTTATCGCCTCAAGCAAGCAAACATTCAACAGTACACAAATCGATGCCTTCCTTAGCTCAGCGAAAACAACATCGAGTATAGAAACGAAGGCCTGGAGCTGAGGTTGAAAACAACAATGAGATAGGAGGCATCGGGAATAACGTCTTGGGCACACTTGGAATGTATTTAAAGACGGTCACGCCGAGAATGCAGCTTCTGAATCTGAGGACGCCTTCCCGAAACCATTACTGAATCAGAGGCATTATGATAGTTAGCCTTCCAGAGCCATCAGTAGTAATCACCCAAATTCATAACCTTCTGTATCGTACTATAGAATAGCTAGAGATGAAGGCATCGACGGATTTCAAAAGAGTAGCAGATTGTCCACATTTCTTCATGTTACTGGGTGAACTATGCGAAGGTTTCTATTTGCCTATTAGCTTAAGGTAACCCATCTTTCGAGACCATATCCATAGCTGCTTGTTGCTTCTTTGTGACCCACTCGTACGAAACACTAAAAAGTTCTCAGCTTTGTTAATTTAAAATGCTTGCTTGACCCACGAGAAATCTTTGCCGGCCCACTGTCCATCCCCATCTGAGCAAATGGCCTCGTAGATGCTTTTTGAGGCTGAAGTCAATGGTGTGGCAAGGTTATGTTTATGGGCAGCTTGTAGGGCCAGATTTACATCTTTGAGCATCAAACGAGTTTGGAAACCACCAGAATATCCGCGAGAAGCTGGAGTCCCGGGAATTGAAGAAATAGGGGGATTAACGCGGGATGACCAAGAGGAACCCGAGGACGTGTTGATCACGCTTTGAAGGAGAGCAATATCAATGTTGAGCGAACGTCCCAAGGCAAGGCCCTCCGATAGAGCTATTTGATTCGAGGCTAATACAAGGCTTTCCTGACCTCAGCTCTTTTGCAAAAAATTGATCTCTTGAAAAATACCCACTTGTTGCAAACCTTGACACCGACACCAGTACCGCTTCCTCCACACTCAATTACACCCCCTTCTCTTGCCATCATTTGAAGAAGTGGCATTGCCAAGCGGGTGGCCATAGGAGATGGTGATCCAAACATGATCGTCAATTCACCCTTTTCAGCAGCCACTGTACCGCCAGATACAGGTGCGTCAATCATCAAGGCTGCGCTAGAGGTTGAATCATGAAtgagagaagaaatggaGAGTGAGACTGTGGGATCGAGGGTTGTTTGGTCAATAAGCATCGTGTGGGCATGGTTTGGATTAGTAGCAGGAGAGGGTATATCGGTCGTTGATGACATTTCTTTTTTAACCCCGCCCTCTAGAGTGACGGTGTTTGATAGTAGCGAAGAGTCTGATAACAAAAGGGTTTCGGGCAAAGAAGGAATGTCCCTTGGTAGCTTTGACAGGCCCGCCAGTATGCCGTTGTTCTGGTCGAGATAAACCGCTTGAACCTGAGGAGTTGAAGGTAGCATCGTAAAGACTTTCGACGCACCCATAACCATTCTGCTTATGTCAAGTCCCCTCTATAGTAGGAGGTAGAACACAAAGGACCTACTCTTTTCCACTCCCCACGCGCTCAGCCCTGCTTGCTAAATCTTGACCACCGCGGCTCCTTAATTCACGTAGAAAAGATTCTGCTCTGGAGTCATCATGCTCACaaaagaggaaggatgGCGTTGCGGAAGGGCTAACTTTCTGATAAAATTGATTTGTTTTTAGAAACAAATTCAAAGCCATGGGATGACCTAGGGTGGTTATTAGTAACCGGTTTGCTATATTACTGCATGGCCGGCCTGACGATCTTTCATCGTTTATTATTGAGTTTTAAGAATCTGCGCTCACCCATAGCACCTAGGCCTATCCAGCCTGTGGTATGAATACGAGGCAATTTGGTGGGCATCAGGATGTTCAATTATGATAGATAATGAAAAGGTGGTGTGACCATCTGTCGGATCATGTTGTATACGCGTATATATATGCCCTATTAGAGGACAGCATGGTTATATTAGCCGGTCACCTGCCAAAGGAAACAAAGAGTGGACACCCTCCACCGCACGTCCGCAACGGCGTACGTAATCATAAATCCAAAGGGTAGCCGATTCACTCATTTTAATCGTCGTTTGTCCGTTGACTGTAATTTCTGTTGTCTTTCACTTTTCAATTACAAACTTTAATTATATAATGCCTCGCTCGCCCTCCCCGCCGCTGCGTCTTCCCCGCCGTCCCTTTATTGAGGACAGCCCGCAACGCTTTAGAGATCGCGATCCGAGAGACGACTATCGTTACCGCGGTGAGCCTTCAAGATATCGAAGCCCCGCTGGTTTCGACAGAGATCGCAGGGACCCGAGAGACCGCGATTGGCGTGATAGGGATGCTGAAAGGGACTATGATAGAGGCTCGAGATTTGGAGGGCGTCAGAGCTGGTATGCAAGAGACAGGGACGCagagaggatgagggaaagagatgatAGGGATCGAATAAGGAGCCCTTTGCCTGCTCGACCAGGCTTTACTCTCACCGATAGAGACGAACGGCCGCGAGAGCCAAGAGAAGGATCGACGAAGACCAGGTCTGAAGGGACGCCGGAAGAAGGGCAGATAACGTCTCCTGTGGTGGCGGCACCTACGATTTCAGGTTTGCCGCCAAGACCGCGTTCTCCTCCTCGCTCGCCGCCTCGAAGGCGGTCGAGGTCTCCACCGCCTTTTAGGCGGTTTGAGAGGGACTCCTGGAGGGATAGAGAACGGGACAGAGAGAGGGATCGGTTCTATCGACGACGATCGCCTTCACCATATTCCCCTATacgtcgtcgtcgtcgttCACCATCCGTATCAAGTGCGTCGACGCCCTCACGTTCTTCCCGCTTTTCTCCCATCAAGCGTGGGATATCTCCCACAGAACGAAGCAGGCGTACACGTTCTCCCATGTCTGAAAAACCACAGCGCCTCACGTCACCCGAGCCAAGGTCGCCCGAAGAGCCGTCTCGGCCTCTCTCACGAACATCCGTATCAGGACCCACTCGTCCCCAAACACCAacttctcttcctcctaCCTTGTCAACCCCACAGCCACCTGTTCCATCTCTAGCTCATGCTCAGCCATCATCAACTCCATCAGTCTCTACTTTCCCTAAACGTCCTCCTCCCACAGGGCCCCGCTCTGAACGTCTCGGTCTGGCACCGCCTTCAGGTCCGCGTGCACTCGCCCATCTTTACGGAGGACGTCCTGCCGCCCCAAGGGTTCCATATGCAACTCCCATTGCCGGTCTATCTGGTGCAAACCCGACGCCCACAGCAACCGTGAAGAATGACTTCCAAGAGAGTACAAATCCTGAAACACCGAGTGCTACTCTTCAGGCCCATGCTCCTCCTACTGGGCCCAGTTCGGGGAGGCTGTCATGGTCTGAAAGGAAGAACGTGCTGTCTCAGCCTCATCCAACACCTACGTCGGAGCAGATATCAGGCGTCAACCCTTATGCGCCCTTACCTTCTCGTAACGGACAGGTTGCTCATCGACAAGGAGGCTCTTCGCCGCCTGTACCTGCCCCAcattcatcttcatcagTGTCAACAACACCGCTTCCACCAGTCTTGACACCGGCTGCAGAAGAACCTACAAATGTGAAAGAATCAGTGGTCGCCGAAGAAGAGTTAGCAGAAATGaaagcaaaagaagaaaaggcaaGAATATTGGCAGAGCTTCCCCCTGTTTTGATTGGATTCGGAACTGCGACATGGGAAACTGAAGTGAGTTTTCTTATATGTAAAGGCACTTCTTATTTCTGACGAATCAATAGTTGGCGTCACACATACATCATTACACGTCACTCGTTCAGAATACTCTCCGTTTCCAAGCCGCCCAAAGGCTTGCCGCAGCGAGTTTGGCCGATGCAGAAGCCGAGAGAATCGCCGCGATAGAACGAAGTAAAATCTGTGATGAGCAGTTAATGTCGGGTACCTTGGGTGGGGGGATTATTGGTGGGATTTGATATGTCGCGCAGCCAGTTGTTTGGCTATCTGAATGTCGATATGCCGCTTATGTTACTCTCAAACGTCTTTCCATGCAATTGTATCCCGTGTTTGCTGAATCTTATGCTCAGTATATATTCATCGATagtggaagatgatttTTCCTATCTCCAGCATACCTTCTTAATGTTACGAGGGAATAAAATGCATACAAAAACGGTAAGGTCACGTATGGACACACGGTCTCAATTTGATACTATCTGAAATACAGTTGATTGCTGAAAACGAACCTGCCTCTCTTAGTCATACATGGCTTGCGCGTATGCCTCGATTCCAATTAGCACATACACCCGCCAGAAACGGGCCCGAACCTACCTCGTATTCTTCAGTAGTCATCAGCTCCTGATCGTCTTCCGTGACGTCCTCTATTTTCTTCATTTGACCATTGACTTAGACAACGGTTAGCCTGGAGTACATTTAAAGAGAGCGAAAGACTGTACCGAAGACCATCTTTCCTAGACTTTCTCCCATTGGCgcctcttccacttccgcttcatctccctcctcaAAAGTATCCGCCTGAACCCCTTCATCCATATCAACCCCGACTTCCTCaacatcatcctcttcatccaaAAGTTCATAGTGAGCAGCGAGGGCCTGATCTTCGACCTCCGTCTCGTGGTCGCCGACATGTTTGGCTCTCTCGGCGACTTTCGCTCTTTGGTTTATATCGCTGATCCCAAGAGTAGTGGCATCGCCCGTGACAGTAGAATGAGTATACCATTCTGGCAGAGCATTCTGTTCTCTTTGCGCTTGTGCAAGTTTCTCTTTGTCCTCCTCGCCTTCCCCTCCAATGACAACTTCGAACTTTTTGCTATCCTCTGCGCCCTCTTGTCCGTCCACGCTGACCACGCCCGTCTTAACATTCTGCGCAATCCATGCAATGACGTTGGTGCTGGGAAGAGTGACCACTTCGACAGCCTTGAGCGCATCCCTTATGGGTGCGGTGGCAAGGTTGAATCGTTGCATCATATCTTGGAGAGACGAATTGTTTTCCTGGTCTATTGTGGGGTCGTGTTCAATCAATTCCGCTTGGCAGTCTTCACACCTGAATGTACTTGTTGTTGGGTCAAAGAGATGTCCCACATCGAGCGTGTCATACACGCTCCCATCCTGAGGGCACTGGTATCCCCTCTGCCCGACTTCGCTCTTTATTCGCTCGTCAATCCCTTTACGCATCATTGCAAGTCGATATTTTGTGACATCGGCGAATTCACGGTAGTCAAGATACCAGTAGTGGACATCACGGGTACGGGTATCGCCGATTTGCGGTTTGTTAGAAGAGTTATTTTGGCGCATAGCTTGGGCTGAAAGCTGAGATTTTTTCCACTCGGGAAGGACTTGCTTTTCGCGGTTGACATGCCGCTTTACGAGCCGATGAAGGTGCAGAGTACCCATGTATTTCCTAACTTCATTTGGGGAAAGCCCTACCCTTTGACCCAAATCGACTTCTGTCATCCTTGTTGTATATTAGTAGCAGCGGAGCGTGCCAAATTTTAGGGACATACACGTTATACTGAACAAGCAttttgaggatgatgatatAGGGGACATCGTAGAAGGAGTATGCGACTTGGTATACGAGGTCAGAGCAAAGTTTTTGTATTTCATCTGAGGAGAGTTGAGGCTCTGCCATTGTGTAGGTTGGTGCGAAAAGGACCGGAGTAAATGGGAAAAGGCAAGGATGGAATTTACAAGATATGGCCTTCAAAGAAATGTTGATGATAACGGCCGAGTTCTTCATATTCCTTGAGTGCAAGACACGCGTAAAGCACGTGGTATTACGTCCATTCCGCTTAAGACTCATCACACCGACCGACTCTTTGCCTCCACTTCTATGTTCCACTATACTCTGACGTCGGGACTCCATCGTTGCACGATATCACGCACCCGTTATCAATCGCCATGTATCGCTCGCTCAATTACTACTCCTTCCTACTAATATATCACGTTCAATATTTGTTCATACTCCCCTGTATCCCCCAATCGCTTAGGATATCACTAGGTAACCGCCGTTCTTTCAACAATGTCGCAATGGGCTCAAGACGTGCCATTTCGATGGGGGGAGAGTCGAGATGGCTGGAAAACTAAATGGAGACAAAGCTGTTTCTGCGGCAAAGGTAGGACAGCCCTATAGATGAGTATTTAGCGTTCTCCAATTGACCTAAATGCAGTGGCTTTCGTATATGATAGTGATCCTTTACAAGTCAAGGCATGTCACTGCGGAAACTGTCAAAAGCTCCATGGTCAGTTTCCCCTCCCTGTCCTCTAGCATAGCAGATTCTAAATCATATCCAGGGGCTCCTTACCAGCAGGCTGCCATTTTCCCAAAGAGCTCGGTACGGCTTGACACACCTCCGGATCATGTTCGATTTTTGACAGCCTCCTCTGATTTTCACcctctttcttcatcaccGACCCCACTTCCTCGCAAAATTTCATGTGGTTCGTGCGGCTGCCCATTCATGGATGAAGGGAGAAACATGATTATGGCTTTCCCTCCACTTTTCGAATTCCATCGTGGGGATGGTGAAGCTGGCGTCCCCTCACCCTTACGAGTGCAAAGCCACATTTTTTATGGGCAAAGAATTGTCGATGTTGTCGATGGAAAAGACAAATGGGAGGGCCATAAGGACGAAAGTAAAAAGATGGGAGACCACGATTAGTGAAAAAGAGCGATAGCGAAGAAGTTATGGGGACATGCATTGCAAACGAATGATCACGCATGTACACATTTGTATTTCAACTAGTTTGAGATGGCTTCTTTTCTTTGCTTCTCAAGACGCATTTGAGGCAAAACGCTCAGGAAGAAGTTTTGTACGAAACTGTAACACAGCGAAGTGAACCAGTACAACACAACGCCCTGAGAAAGCACATTATATTAGCTTTCCATGCATTTTAATGCTAATACTCACGCTGGGCATTTGGCTAGCAATCATTGCAAATCCAATGGCGCTGAACCTCAAAATACCAGCAAAAAATGATCTTCTGAATTCTGCCTGTCTGGCCAGAGAAAAGGTAGGCGCCTTATCATTGGGGCCGACCTCCACAAGACCGTTATCTTTTCCCATTATTAATGAGTTTGTCGGTGCTTTCCATCTAGTCTGACGCTGTGCAGTCAAAGAAACAGAAGTGGACAACCCTCGAGTCTGATTATTGTGAGAAGAGGACCCTGTCGTGACAGGAGGAGAGCGTGCGAAAAGGGGGGATGGGCGGGCATTGATATCGCCTTTCGGACTTTCCGGTTTAGGTATATGTCTGGACTGGGGTACTGGTGCCGCAGAGATCccaaccttcttctcattcGACACTTTGCCTTCCAAAGCGTCCCTCACGTCCTTCACTCGTCTGCCCACCACCTCCGCATTACCGAACGCCACAGCCATACCAACTAGAGGTAAAATGCCATATCCATCGGCCTGTCCCAAAGAGTCAAGCCATAAAAAGCTCTCGGATGCCATGGGCGAACCGGGAAGGTCGAGTGCACGACGAATGGTAAGAGATAGGGTCACAAAAATGGGAATGTGGGCCATCAATGGCGCCCACGTAGTTACCCAGGGATGAATATTATGTTTCTTATGGACAGCTTTTTGAGCTTTGCGAAGCTGAACACAGGCCGTCAGAGCCGGCAAACAATTCAGTACATGATGAAAGACTGACCTGCCGTCTAAGTTCAACCAGGTATTCCGCGTATCCCACACCTTTTTTTCTACATTCTTTCGCAACCGTTTCCGCCAAATGCTCATTAATCGCCTTCATTTCAGGAGCAATAATACTTTGCATCTTCTTTGCCCTTTTTTTCTGCCAAAGAGAAACGGGCAAGGTGAATGCCGTACGCACAATGAGAGTGAGAAGGATTAGGGTCGTCCCGTATCCCAGTGGATGAGGGATAGACAGTAGTGCATCTGAGAGGGGATGAACCAACGGGTCGAGAAAAGTGGAGGCTGGCTGCAAAAGGGGTTCGTGAAGGGGCTCTAGGGGCAAATCGGCCGGGGAAGCCAATCGCGTTTCAACGGCAGCTGGGGCAGCAGAAGCAGATGACAACAATCTCAATTGATTCGGCCTCATTTTTTTGGCAGAGATTAGTGAAGGTCTCTCAATGGAAGGAAGTAGAGTGGGTCTCGGAGTAAAGGCAGGAATAAGGGTGGATAACTTCCGGGAGGTCGGCATCGAATTCGCTGAACGAACGACTTGGGACGCAGAGAGAGTGGTCGTCCCTATCCGTAGACCAAACATGGCGTCTGTTCGAATAGGTGGTGAAGCCGGATTTTCCAAATAGAGTCCTTTCTGAGGTTTGTACGAGTGATTCTTATTTACGTACTGAATATTATGTGTGCAATAATGGGAGTAGTAACTCGTACTTGTACTGGTGCCTTATAGATTATTTTGGCAAGTGTTAAAAACTAGAAAACTGGCCCCGCCGCGACGCACCAACAACCGACGGAAGCCGACCGCAACGAACAATGATAATAATTACAACGATGTGCTCGTGAGTACTTGTATCTGAAAACTAATAACTACAGGGCTGCAAAACGAGCCTCCCTTACCCCCCCTCTATTGCCTTACCACTGCCATATCATTCTTTATATACGTTGCGTTGTCGAATCATGTCTCTTGCGCTTCCTAGCCGTCCCTCCTTCGCGCCTAAAGCTAGTCAAGCTCTTGAACGAGAAGCTCTCGACGAAGCAGATGATGTCGACGACTCTGATCTCCTTGACATCCCCCATTCGAGGAAGAGATTAGTGGATGTGGATGTTGATCCGGATCTGGAGGGGGAAAAGGATGATGACGAAGACGAAGGAAATGATGTCGGAGTTAGTATCGGAATGGGCACACTAGGAGTGGGTTTAGCCGGTGCGgtgggaaaagaaaagggaaaaaagagggACACAGATGACGAAATTGAAAAAAAAggcaagaagagaagggCCGAGACGTTGTAAGTGAATATTCATCTCCTTGTCTGTTTTGCTACTGAAGTAAGTTCTACCAGTCTATTGAGGGGTCAAATGGATGAGGAGCAGGCCAGAAGGTTTGATACCTTTAGCACAGTAGCCATCAACAAGAATGTCATTAAAAGAGTATGTCCTGCACACTATTGTGGATTGCCAAGGCTGACTCTCCTCAGTTAAATCGCGACCTGTTTGACCAACATTGTCCTCCCCAGTTATCTCAGGTCGTGGCCGGTATGGCCAAGGTATTTGTTGCAGATGTTATAGAAATGGGTTAGTTATTTCATCACCCTCATAAGTGGTATCGTAATATAACCGCGTATTAGCCAAGGATCTCCAACCCCATTCTGCCCATCCCAAGGGGCCTCTTCAACCGTATCACCTCAAACTGGCGCGGATGTGTCTAGAAGAGCAGGGCATGGTATGTAGCCTTACTCATGGGCCTGCGAGTGGCTTaaggaagggaaaggcGCTATTCAGGAGGAGATGAAACGAGTATCTTTCGTTGTAGTGGGGCGATTCCTGTATCACATGTTGTATCATCGGGCTCCGCTATATGATAGCTATGTAATGACCCATGCTTAGGGACCTGCATAGCTCGCTTATATTCAGCATCTaattttcttcttccttcgtCAACTCCTCTTGCAGCAGTCCTCCCAATAATCTTCGATCTCCTCCCCTGCCGCTGCTGCCTCCTCCACCTTACGGTTACACGAACGAGGCCTGTCCTGTAGAGGCGGCCCCAATATtaataataaataaataaGATAATGGTGGTTGACGCGACTATTGTCATGTTCGCGCGAACGCGATCATTTTCATCGTCTGCGACTTGTTATGCCATccgtcttctcctttcttcctcttgccTGCCATCCCtttttcatcttcgtcaCTCAACTTAGGATAGACCATTAGACGTTACGACATGACAATCAGCATGGCCAGGCCCAGGCGCAGCCTCGGTGCCATCATAGACTCAATCCCTAGTCAACAGGAATATGTTCCAGACTCTTGCTCAGAAAACTCCGATTCCGATTCAGGACGAGAAGCTCTCATTCCAACCCTCAAACCTATACCACTCACACCTTTGCCCTCCAGGCCAACACGCTCTACCCGCGAACTAGGGCCTGAATCGATAACAACGgtgaaagggaaagaaagagaggaggcTGGAGCTGTTTTTGGTGACggcaaaaaagataaaaagGTCCATGCGACCGATGACACCTTATCAATGCCGGTCCTGTATTTCGCCGTGCAATGGTGAGTGCCAAATAATGACCTGAATGCCTTTTCTAACGGCCGTACAAAAGGAGGAAACCCCAGTTTAAGAAGCATAGTGAGTTCGCCTTGTTTCCCAAAATCAGAGGGTCGAATGGTTGACATTCGTTCTCTAATCTAGAAACATGGGATGGCGATGCCAACATAAAGGTTGAAGATAATAGGATTGTAATGCTTGACGAGGATGGAAATCAGTGAGTTACAATGGAAAATCTTGAGTTCGAGCATTGAACTTATCTCAGAATGGCCACTACCAATGTTGGAGATAAAGTCATTAAGCCGGAGGCCGAATTCAAGATCGGTGGATATGAGGTCATGGTAGATCATGCGCTTCAACAGGATCAGTATGTTCGCACGGCCCATTTATACAAATTTATCTGAAAGAATTACAGATTCAAAGCTAGTACCAGTATCCTCAATAGACCTAAAGTTATCCCAACGATCAAGAGCTCCGGCTACCGAC
This DNA window, taken from Cryptococcus gattii WM276 chromosome C, complete sequence, encodes the following:
- a CDS encoding cytochrome c oxidase biogenesis-related protein, putative (Similar to TIGR gene model, INSD accession AAW42320.1), with protein sequence MFGLRIGTTTLSASQVVRSANSMPTSRKLSTLIPAFTPRPTLLPSIERPSLISAKKMRPNQLRLLSSASAAPAAVETRLASPADLPLEPLHEPLLQPASTFLDPLVHPLSDALLSIPHPLGYGTTLILLTLIVRTAFTLPVSLWQKKRAKKMQSIIAPEMKAINEHLAETVAKECRKKGVGYAEYLVELRRQLRKAQKAVHKKHNIHPWVTTWAPLMAHIPIFVTLSLTIRRALDLPGSPMASESFLWLDSLGQADGYGILPLVGMAVAFGNAEVVGRRVKDVRDALEGKVSNEKKVGISAAPVPQSRHIPKPESPKGDINARPSPLFARSPPVTTGSSSHNNQTRGLSTSVSLTAQRQTRWKAPTNSLIMGKDNGLVEVGPNDKAPTFSLARQAEFRRSFFAGILRFSAIGFAMIASQMPSGVVLYWFTSLCYSFVQNFFLSVLPQMRLEKQRKEAISN
- a CDS encoding uncharacterized protein (Similar to TIGR gene model, INSD accession AAW42318.1) translates to MPRSPSPPLRLPRRPFIEDSPQRFRDRDPRDDYRYRGEPSRYRSPAGFDRDRRDPRDRDWRDRDAERDYDRGSRFGGRQSWYARDRDAERMRERDDRDRIRSPLPARPGFTLTDRDERPREPREGSTKTRSEGTPEEGQITSPVVAAPTISGLPPRPRSPPRSPPRRRSRSPPPFRRFERDSWRDRERDRERDRFYRRRSPSPYSPIRRRRRSPSVSSASTPSRSSRFSPIKRGISPTERSRRTRSPMSEKPQRLTSPEPRSPEEPSRPLSRTSVSGPTRPQTPTSLPPTLSTPQPPVPSLAHAQPSSTPSVSTFPKRPPPTGPRSERLGLAPPSGPRALAHLYGGRPAAPRVPYATPIAGLSGANPTPTATVKNDFQESTNPETPSATLQAHAPPTGPSSGRLSWSERKNVLSQPHPTPTSEQISGVNPYAPLPSRNGQVAHRQGGSSPPVPAPHSSSSVSTTPLPPVLTPAAEEPTNVKESVVAEEELAEMKAKEEKARILAELPPVLIGFGTATWETELASHIHHYTSLVQNTLRFQAAQRLAAASLADAEAERIAAIERSKICDEQLMSGTLGGGIIGGI
- a CDS encoding uncharacterized protein (Similar to TIGR gene model, INSD accession AAW42691.1) translates to MPTKLPRIHTTGWIGLGAMGHPMALNLFLKTNQFYQKVSPSATPSFLFCEHDDSRAESFLRELRSRGGQDLASRAERVGSGKEMVMGASKVFTMLPSTPQVQAVYLDQNNGILAGLSKLPRDIPSLPETLLLSDSSLLSNTVTLEGGVKKEMSSTTDIPSPATNPNHAHTMLIDQTTLDPTVSLSISSLIHDSTSSAALMIDAPVSGGTVAAEKGELTIMFGSPSPMATRLAMPLLQMMAREGGVIECGGSGTGVGVKVCNNLVLASNQIALSEGLALGRSLNIDIALLQSVINTSSGSSWSSRVNPPISSIPGTPASRGYSGGFQTRLMLKDVNLALQAAHKHNLATPLTSASKSIYEAICSDGDGQWAGKDFSVSYEWVTKKQQAAMDMVSKDGLP
- a CDS encoding transcription initiation factor TFIIE alpha subunit, putative (Similar to TIGR gene model, INSD accession AAW42319.1); its protein translation is MAEPQLSSDEIQKLCSDLVYQVAYSFYDVPYIIILKMLVQYNVMTEVDLGQRVGLSPNEVRKYMGTLHLHRLVKRHVNREKQVLPEWKKSQLSAQAMRQNNSSNKPQIGDTRTRDVHYWYLDYREFADVTKYRLAMMRKGIDERIKSEVGQRGYQCPQDGSVYDTLDVGHLFDPTTSTFRCEDCQAELIEHDPTIDQENNSSLQDMMQRFNLATAPIRDALKAVEVVTLPSTNVIAWIAQNVKTGVVSVDGQEGAEDSKKFEVVIGGEGEEDKEKLAQAQREQNALPEWYTHSTVTGDATTLGISDINQRAKVAERAKHVGDHETEVEDQALAAHYELLDEEDDVEEVGVDMDEGVQADTFEEGDEAEVEEAPMGESLGKMVFVNGQMKKIEDVTEDDQELMTTEEYEAYAQAMYD
- a CDS encoding uncharacterized protein (Similar to SGTC gene model, INSD accession EAL22191.1; transcription initiation factor TFIID, putative), whose protein sequence is MSLALPSRPSFAPKASQALEREALDEADDVDDSDLLDIPHSRKRLVDVDVDPDLEGEKDDDEDEGNDVGVSIGMGTLGVGLAGAVGKEKGKKRDTDDEIEKKGKKRRAETFLLRGQMDEEQARRFDTFSTVAINKNVIKRLNRDLFDQHCPPQLSQVVAGMAKVFVADVIEMAKDLQPHSAHPKGPLQPYHLKLARMCLEEQGMVCSLTHGPASGLRKGKALFRRR
- a CDS encoding uncharacterized protein (Similar to SGTC gene model, INSD accession EAL22193.1); translated protein: MSQWAQDVPFRWGESRDGWKTKWRQSCFCGKVAFVYDSDPLQVKACHCGNCQKLHGAPYQQAAIFPKSSVRLDTPPDHVRFLTASSDFHPLSSSPTPLPRKISCGSCGCPFMDEGRNMIMAFPPLFEFHRGDGEAGVPSPLRVQSHIFYGQRIVDVVDGKDKWEGHKDESKKMGDHD